A single genomic interval of Desertifilum tharense IPPAS B-1220 harbors:
- a CDS encoding methyl-accepting chemotaxis protein, with protein sequence MFNALKLRHQVLVGHAIPLVIFIGMTAVVVSAVDSAIAKFPILKNNQQSVIAVGDLAIAANAMIRISRGYLINRDPEFINRYQNSLAEFNQSFALAESLISDPQQRANLNRMRELAQQYDRHASQLFTLAQTNQQAQAVALFATAESRRIVNELDEVQDRFNQTKIQLLDQETQRAEAALQQAKITLILGALVLSAIAIATALAVANSISAAMHRAVSQIVSSSSEIATSAEQQERTANQQAIAVSQTSTTMDELGASSQQLSQQAEAVATDANQALHLAQKGQQAVGQSLRDMDELKQQVAAIAHHIDSLNEHTRQISSIISLVSDFATQTNMLALNAAVEAVRAGEQGKGFAVVASEIRKLADQSKASAERIDTLVLSIQSALQSTTAATNNGTQMVDRSVQTAQVSANAFVGVTEAINQVSLSSQQISLNIKQQAIAFGQVIEAMNAFNAAAQETAGGISQTRAGTQILNETATNLKAIV encoded by the coding sequence ATGTTCAACGCCTTGAAACTCCGCCATCAAGTTCTCGTCGGTCATGCTATTCCTCTCGTTATCTTTATAGGGATGACTGCTGTGGTTGTTTCAGCAGTTGATAGCGCGATCGCCAAATTTCCGATCCTCAAAAACAATCAGCAAAGCGTCATCGCCGTTGGGGATTTAGCGATCGCAGCCAACGCCATGATCCGCATCTCTCGCGGCTACTTAATCAATCGCGATCCAGAGTTTATCAACCGCTATCAAAACTCGCTTGCAGAATTTAATCAATCCTTCGCCTTAGCCGAGTCACTCATCAGCGATCCGCAACAAAGAGCAAACCTCAACCGGATGCGAGAATTAGCCCAACAATACGATCGCCACGCCAGTCAATTGTTTACCCTCGCCCAGACGAATCAACAAGCGCAAGCCGTTGCTTTATTTGCCACCGCCGAAAGTCGGAGAATTGTTAACGAATTAGACGAGGTACAAGATCGCTTCAACCAGACCAAAATTCAGCTTCTCGACCAAGAAACCCAGCGTGCTGAAGCCGCCCTCCAGCAGGCTAAAATCACATTAATTCTAGGCGCTCTAGTTTTAAGCGCGATCGCGATCGCCACCGCCCTAGCCGTTGCTAACAGCATCAGCGCCGCCATGCATCGGGCAGTCAGTCAAATTGTCAGTTCTTCAAGTGAAATTGCCACCTCTGCCGAACAGCAGGAACGCACCGCCAACCAACAGGCGATCGCCGTCAGTCAAACCTCCACCACAATGGATGAATTGGGCGCTTCTTCGCAACAACTCTCGCAACAAGCTGAAGCCGTCGCCACCGACGCCAACCAAGCCTTGCATTTAGCCCAAAAAGGACAACAAGCCGTCGGACAAAGCTTGCGCGATATGGACGAACTCAAGCAACAAGTCGCCGCGATCGCCCATCATATTGACAGCCTGAACGAACATACCCGGCAAATTAGCAGTATTATCAGCCTTGTCAGCGACTTTGCCACCCAGACCAATATGCTCGCCCTGAATGCTGCTGTAGAAGCCGTCCGCGCGGGAGAACAGGGGAAAGGCTTCGCCGTTGTTGCCTCCGAAATTCGCAAACTCGCCGATCAAAGTAAAGCCTCCGCCGAACGGATTGATACCTTAGTTCTCAGCATCCAATCTGCCCTTCAATCCACCACCGCCGCCACCAACAATGGGACGCAAATGGTCGATCGCAGCGTGCAAACCGCCCAAGTCAGCGCGAATGCGTTTGTCGGCGTCACTGAGGCCATTAATCAAGTCTCCCTCAGCAGCCAGCAAATATCGTTAAACATCAAGCAACAAGCGATCGCCTTTGGGCAGGTGATCGAAGCCATGAACGCCTTCAACGCCGCCGCCCAAGAAACCGCAGGGGGCATCAGTCAAACGCGGGCGGGAACCCAAATTTTGAACGAAACCGCCACCAACCTGAAAGCGATTGTTTAG
- a CDS encoding CHASE domain-containing protein: MKRLSASRWLSQYRLSIPAMILLGTLLLSAIAAYSVQLTATTKDRLRFNNAMQSTQLAIENHIKTHVALLQSGSGLFAASDRVTVNEFRAWSSRLALAEQYPGVQGIGYSIRIPPGQQAAFLTQMRQQGVSNFNFRPTYERDEYHAIIYLEPLDVRNQLALGYDMFSEPVRRVAMERARDTGEPAASGKVTLVQETEVNRQAGFLIYVPVYGTAQIPPTVAERRTALQGFVYSPFRIGDLMQGIFNDNLSPYVDFEIYDGEQMRPETLLYRSHPTTGTQPRFRETQGFEIAGHPWSIVFTSRPELERDSTQQLVPLILMGGTLLGLTLFAIARSQIQARRTAERIAAELRLSEQALRESEERFQVFMDRSPTAAWISDDRGTLLYANSTYGRLFALPTLDVVGKTAFDLYPPELAQHYLDNIQQVAQQNQALELIETAPRPDGSLGEFLVYKFPIPDAGGRLLIGGVALDITESKQAEELLRHSEIRFRTLVEQSPISLQILSPQGETLQVNQAFEMLWGLTLEQLKDYNVLQDPQLVEKGIAPYLERGFAGEATMIPAIYYDPEESLPGMSFNSQPLRWVQGYIYPVKDEQDEIREVVLMHQDITQSKLAEQELLESESRFRVLIEATFDCIVIHEQGIIIEANQGTSRTFGYPLSEMIGHSVLDFAAPESRDLILQNVQIENEEPYEAVGLRKDGTRFSVEITGKPHIYKGRRVRVSALRDISKRKQLEAELRSRAEELAEANRLKDEFLATLSHELRTPLNAMLGWAQMLRMRSLDEKMLARATETIERNTRSLAQLIEDLLDVSRIITGKLHLSVRPTSVLPALEAALETVRPAAEAKNLDWDIQLEPDVGEVLGDLNRLQQVFWNLLANAVKFTPNGGRIQVVYQQIHTTAQIRVSDTGEGISAEFLPHVFERFRQADSSSTRSHGGLGLGLAIVRHLVELHGGTVFATSAGRGQGATFVVDLPLIVTVESPLDLSPTVTPADRLDSAVLQGIKILWVEDEADTRDLLTLALSEFGAEVTACANAREAVAALSCIPFQLMLSDIGLPGEDGYSLMRQVRHSHPSLPALALTAYARAEDCANAKAAGFQRHIAKPVDTRELVEAILDLVG; encoded by the coding sequence ATGAAACGACTTTCTGCTTCTCGGTGGCTTTCCCAATATCGTCTAAGCATTCCCGCGATGATTCTTTTGGGAACGCTATTGTTAAGTGCGATCGCAGCTTATTCAGTGCAGCTAACGGCAACCACCAAAGATAGATTGCGTTTTAATAATGCCATGCAATCGACTCAGCTTGCCATTGAGAACCACATTAAAACTCATGTGGCGCTGTTGCAGTCTGGAAGCGGTTTATTTGCAGCCAGCGATCGCGTTACTGTCAATGAGTTTCGAGCTTGGAGCAGTCGTCTAGCCTTAGCAGAACAGTATCCCGGCGTGCAGGGAATTGGCTACTCTATCCGCATTCCCCCCGGACAGCAAGCCGCTTTCCTTACCCAGATGCGCCAGCAGGGAGTCTCTAATTTTAACTTTCGTCCCACCTACGAGCGCGACGAATATCACGCCATTATCTATCTTGAGCCTTTAGATGTTCGCAATCAACTTGCCCTTGGCTACGATATGTTTAGCGAACCCGTGCGCCGAGTAGCAATGGAACGCGCCCGCGATACGGGAGAACCTGCGGCATCTGGAAAAGTCACGCTGGTTCAAGAAACAGAGGTCAATAGACAGGCTGGCTTTCTGATTTATGTCCCCGTTTACGGGACTGCCCAGATTCCCCCAACGGTAGCAGAACGCCGAACGGCCTTACAAGGCTTTGTCTACAGTCCTTTTCGCATTGGCGATCTCATGCAGGGGATATTTAACGATAATCTCAGTCCGTATGTGGACTTTGAGATTTATGACGGCGAGCAAATGCGCCCAGAAACGCTGCTGTATCGAAGTCACCCAACGACCGGAACCCAACCCCGTTTCCGAGAAACGCAAGGCTTTGAAATTGCCGGACATCCCTGGAGCATTGTCTTCACCTCGCGTCCAGAATTAGAGCGCGACTCCACTCAACAGTTAGTCCCTTTAATTTTAATGGGAGGAACGCTCTTAGGACTCACCTTATTTGCGATCGCGCGATCGCAAATCCAAGCGCGGCGAACAGCCGAACGGATCGCAGCCGAGTTGCGCCTTTCAGAACAAGCCTTGCGCGAAAGTGAAGAACGCTTCCAAGTCTTCATGGATCGTTCTCCAACCGCCGCTTGGATTAGCGACGATCGCGGTACCTTGTTATATGCTAACTCTACCTACGGTCGTCTTTTTGCCCTACCGACGCTTGATGTGGTGGGTAAAACCGCCTTCGATCTTTATCCTCCAGAACTGGCGCAGCATTATCTCGACAACATTCAACAAGTTGCCCAGCAAAACCAGGCCTTAGAGTTAATTGAAACTGCACCGCGTCCCGATGGTAGCCTGGGGGAATTCCTCGTTTATAAGTTTCCCATCCCCGACGCTGGGGGTCGTCTCCTAATTGGGGGGGTAGCGCTAGATATCACCGAAAGCAAACAAGCTGAAGAACTGTTACGCCACTCAGAAATTCGCTTCCGTACCCTGGTGGAACAATCTCCCATCAGCCTGCAAATTCTTTCGCCCCAAGGAGAAACCCTCCAGGTGAATCAAGCGTTTGAAATGCTTTGGGGTTTAACTTTAGAACAGCTTAAAGACTACAACGTTCTCCAAGATCCACAGTTAGTGGAAAAAGGGATTGCGCCCTATTTAGAACGCGGGTTTGCAGGAGAAGCCACGATGATTCCAGCAATTTATTACGATCCAGAAGAAAGCTTGCCTGGAATGAGTTTTAACTCGCAGCCGCTACGGTGGGTTCAAGGTTATATTTACCCCGTCAAAGACGAACAAGACGAAATTCGAGAAGTCGTCTTAATGCACCAGGATATTACCCAAAGCAAACTGGCCGAACAGGAGTTGCTAGAAAGCGAATCTCGTTTTCGAGTTTTAATTGAGGCAACCTTTGATTGCATTGTGATTCACGAACAAGGCATCATTATTGAAGCTAACCAAGGCACGTCTCGAACCTTTGGCTATCCCCTATCAGAGATGATTGGCCATTCGGTGTTAGATTTCGCGGCCCCAGAATCTCGCGATCTGATTTTGCAAAATGTCCAAATTGAAAACGAAGAACCTTACGAAGCGGTGGGTTTGCGAAAAGATGGGACAAGATTTAGCGTTGAGATTACTGGAAAACCCCACATTTATAAGGGACGCCGAGTGCGAGTCAGCGCCCTACGCGATATTAGCAAGCGCAAGCAACTCGAAGCCGAATTGCGGAGTCGGGCTGAAGAATTAGCCGAAGCGAATCGTTTGAAGGACGAGTTTTTAGCCACGCTGTCTCATGAATTGCGAACGCCCTTGAATGCGATGTTAGGTTGGGCGCAAATGCTGCGGATGCGCTCCTTAGATGAGAAGATGCTAGCACGGGCGACTGAAACCATCGAACGCAACACGCGATCGCTCGCGCAACTGATTGAAGACTTACTCGATGTCTCGCGAATTATTACTGGAAAGCTTCATCTCAGCGTTCGCCCCACCTCCGTTTTACCGGCCCTAGAAGCGGCCCTTGAGACGGTGCGTCCGGCGGCTGAGGCTAAAAATCTGGACTGGGATATCCAGCTAGAACCCGATGTCGGCGAGGTTTTAGGCGATTTAAACCGCTTGCAGCAAGTCTTTTGGAACCTGCTGGCCAATGCGGTGAAGTTTACGCCCAATGGGGGGCGCATTCAGGTGGTTTATCAACAGATTCATACTACGGCTCAAATTCGCGTCAGCGATACGGGAGAGGGCATTAGCGCTGAGTTTTTGCCCCATGTGTTTGAACGTTTTCGCCAAGCGGATAGTTCGTCAACGCGATCGCACGGCGGCTTGGGGTTAGGATTGGCGATCGTCCGCCATTTAGTAGAGTTGCACGGGGGAACTGTTTTTGCAACGAGTGCGGGGCGCGGTCAAGGGGCAACGTTTGTGGTTGATTTACCCCTGATCGTTACGGTTGAATCTCCCCTAGACTTATCCCCGACTGTTACCCCGGCAGATCGACTAGACTCGGCGGTGCTGCAAGGGATTAAAATTTTATGGGTTGAAGATGAAGCCGATACGCGGGATTTGTTAACCCTGGCGTTAAGCGAGTTTGGTGCAGAGGTGACGGCTTGTGCCAATGCCCGCGAAGCCGTAGCTGCACTATCCTGCATCCCGTTTCAGTTGATGTTAAGCGATATTGGCTTGCCTGGAGAAGATGGGTATAGCCTAATGCGCCAAGTGCGCCATTCTCATCCCAGTTTGCCCGCCCTGGCGCTGACGGCCTATGCACGGGCGGAAGATTGCGCCAATGCAAAAGCAGCAGGGTTTCAGAGGCACATTGCCAAACCCGTCGATACTCGCGAGTTAGTGGAAGCGATTTTAGACTTGGTTGGCTAA